Proteins co-encoded in one Melitaea cinxia chromosome 13, ilMelCinx1.1, whole genome shotgun sequence genomic window:
- the LOC123659322 gene encoding eukaryotic translation initiation factor 2 subunit 2 — translation MDDDMIFDPSLKKKKKKKTGFDIEAALAGEQNETTSTEAPAESGDVDVPEDENLDLDNFGIKKKRRKKTFFNLDELESALPEVKDEKLPIEENEPQDEKVIDDLDLDIDFSKTKKKKKKKNIDELVIEDDTRGEDQEREEDVHGDWIGSDRDYTYDELLERVFDIMREKNPSMVSGKKQKFVMRPPQVVRIGTKKTSFANFTEICKTLHRQPKHLLDFLLAELGTSGSVDGNSQLIIKGRFQQKQIENVLRRYIKEYVTCHTCRSPDTILQKDTRLFFLQCETCGSRCSVASIKSGFQAVTGKRAAIRAKTA, via the coding sequence ATGGATGACGATATGATTTTTGATCCCTctttgaaaaagaaaaagaagaagaagactgGTTTTGATATAGAGGCTGCGCTCGCTGGAGAGCAAAATGAAACCACGAGTACCGAAGCACCTGCGGAGTCCGGTGACGTCGACGTGCCCGAAGATGAGAACCTTGACTTAgataattttggtataaagaaaAAGCGGAGAAAGaagacattttttaatttagatgaGTTAGAAAGTGCTTTACCGGAGGTTAAGGACGAAAAACTTCCAATCGAAGAAAATGAGCCCCAAGATGAAAAAGTTATCGATGACTTGGACTTAGACATTGACTTTTCTAAGactaagaaaaagaaaaaaaagaagaatattGATGAACTTGTGATTGAAGATGATACAAGGGGAGAAGATCAAGAGAGGGAGGAGGATGTGCATGGTGATTGGATAGGTAGCGATCGTGATTATACGTATGATGAACTACTTGAGCGCGTATTTGATATAATGAGAGAAAAGAACCCGAGCATGGTGTCCGGTAAGAAACAGAAATTTGTTATGAGACCTCCTCAAGTTGTAAGGATTGGTACAAAGAAAACTTCATTTGCGAATTTTACAGAAATCTGTAAAACTCTTCACCGTCAGCCTAAACATTTACTAGACTTTTTACTTGCCGAATTGGGAACAAGTGGCTCCGTAGACGGTAACAGTCAGCTTATTATCAAGGGTCGTTTCCAACAGAAACAAATAGAGAATGTTTTGCGTCGATACATTAAAGAATATGTAACATGTCACACATGCCGTTCTCCAGACACAATCTTACAAAAAGATACCCGATTATTCTTCCTTCAGTGCGAAACGTGTGGGTCACGCTGCTCTGTGGCTAGCATTAAGTCTGGTTTCCAGGCCGTCACTGGAAAGAGAGCAGCCATACGTGCAAAGACTGCATAg
- the LOC123659013 gene encoding LOW QUALITY PROTEIN: putative elongator complex protein 1 (The sequence of the model RefSeq protein was modified relative to this genomic sequence to represent the inferred CDS: substituted 1 base at 1 genomic stop codon), whose amino-acid sequence MRNLCMWQVCSKKGFFKSQEKYCVCYSHYEDSKLGQFFTCLYSLVVNNIDSHGKIKWTKDLSKVASPENKPVNITFLGLVNLVSVGLANGELFTLSSSGADCELVGVCDKGLLAMEWSPDQELLVLVTKDFNVVLMSCTFDPIKESNLLCDEFGEKQFITVGWGKKETQFHGSEGKQARVKSDVIPSKYFXNSNNQTSDKIIISWRGDGSLFAVAYAMGGVRRFKVFDREGNLHFTSEKHHGLEANLSWRPSGNLIATTLKQGDKCHIAFFEKNGLKHGEFVIPIDSANIVEDLLWSSDSEILTILCKDQSENVHKVLLFTMSNYHWYQKQTLVFKLSVIKIMWDNDFDVANNKKLHILLEDGHYYSYTWIWNIDHSKGKTETDDAVVTVIDGRKILISAFRYAVVPPPMANLEIEMNSEINSVLFAPENVNNLNSNMFVVVTTSSMVFVEQTNKKCLQYEITKTIPFNGNLFPFQHYNWYWLDCDIFLCAKVENNNCYKIIKYKISDGILEREHEQILSSGVTRIHSHPSLASVVFLQLDSGEIIQYYSDGTFTPQEVSFPEACPKFSVLLVDNDVYFLGLSYKGYLYLMDVMVMNNVSSFFVHTGYLLLTTFKHLLLCVELTKVGINSIESFDKSEKSDIYKRKIERGAKLVIAVPRDTRTIFQMPRGNLETIQPRPLSLKIIGEYLDTCKYYEAFDLMRKQRINLNLIYDHDPKLFEKNIDAFLSTIKNNSWLSLFLSDLENVDVTKTMYSSSYTSRDNVSDKVLEKKVHFVCNLVKLHLTKSADSANRILPLLTAYVKKNTVNDLEEALILIKDLKKQESAGTKLPVTADEALKYLLYMVNVDNLFDVALGMYDFDLVLFVANKSQKDPKEYISMLNELNEMDEDYKKFTINKHLKRFDKAVQCLARSGSSKYGELRTFVKYHSLYRTALALFSVEDEIFKQISDDFGLYLKLKKQFIEAGIIYERAGSVDKAIECYKDALEWELAMKLAQCKPREEFKKFCWELAISLKEEKRFKEALAIVEEFSEDSENVIIFAIECGQYKTAMKLCTKFKHLYLIDKKLLPSLLEEYYSLKDLLDTNWNNFIKYRNRLQIVREIKCKKSMEELDTPYANKDSDLYSDAGSTIASSSGSGRSYRSSKNRRKHERKVASLKEGSQYEDTALVIALHSLVTSTFELRLHVKEINIALSCLSKDDKALILQSSLESLLKEMKESLKTIWSNAFTLEATNAAIAAENVPEGCSVIPQGIATLDSHLRIAPVIQELNWKLSGLNSL is encoded by the exons ATGAGAAACTTGTGTATGTggcaagtttgttctaaaaaaggattttttaagtcacaagaaaaatattgcGTCTGTTATAGTCACTATGAAGACTCGAAACTTGGACAATTCTTTACATGTTTGTATAGCCTCGTTGTTAACAACATTGATTCCCATGGTAAAATTAAATGGACCAAAGATCTTTCTAAAGTAGCATCACCGGAAAACAAACCCgtaaacataacatttttagGTTTAGTAAACTTAGTAAGTGTAGGTTTGGCGAATGGGGAACTCTTTACACTAAGCAGTTCTGGAGCTGATTGTGAACTAGTGGGAGTATGCGATAAAGGATTACTG GCAATGGAATGGAGCCCAGACCAAGAATTATTAGTTTTAGTTACAAAGGATTTCAATGTTGTACTAATGTCTTGTACGTTTGATCCAATAAAGGAATCTAACTTATTATGTGATGAGTTTGGAGAGAAGCAGTTCATAACTGTAGGTTGGGGTAAAAAGGAGACCCAGTTCCACGGTTCAGAAGGAAAACAGGCTAGGGTTAAATCTGATGTGATTCCAAGTAAGTATTTttgaaatt ccaACAATCAAACAAgcgacaaaataataatatcttggAGGGGAGATGGCAGTTTATTTGCTGTGGCTTATGCTATGGGTGGTGTTAGAAGATTCAAAGTTTTTGATAGAGAAGGTAATTTGCATTTCACAAGCGAAAAACATCATGGTCTTGAAGCTAACCTTTCTTGGAGACCAAGTGGAAACTTAATTGCTACAACCCTGAAACAGGGAGACAAATGCCACATTGCATTCTTTGAAAAAAATGGCCTAAAACATGGAGAATTTGTTATACCCATTGATTCTGCAAACATTGTTGAAGATTTATTATGGAGTTCTGATTCAGAGATACTGACCATATTGTGTAAAGATCAATCAGAAaatgttcacaaagttttattgTTTACCATGAGCAATTATCACTGGTATCAAAAGCAGACTCTTGTTTTCAAACTgagtgttattaaaattatgtgggATAATGATTTTGATGTGgcaaataataagaaattgcATATCTTATTAGAAGATGGacattattattcatatacgTGGATATGGAATATAGATCACAGTAAAGGAAAAACAGAAACGGATGATGCCGTTGTAACCGTTATTGATGGGAGGAAAATTTTGATTTCTGCATTTAGATATGCTGTTGTACCACCACCAATGGCTAATTTGGAAATTGAAATGAATTCTGAAATCAACTCAGTATTATTTGCTCCGGAGAatgtgaataatttaaattcaaatatgttTGTTGTAGTAACAACTAGCAGTATGGTGTTTGTTGaacaaactaacaaaaaatgtttacagtatgaaataacaaaaacaatacctTTCAATGGAAATCTCTTCCCTTTTCAACATTATAATTGGTACTGGTTGGattgtgatatatttttatgtgctaAAGTTGAAAACAACAactgttacaaaataattaagtataaaatatcagATGGAATTTTAGAGAGAGAACATGAACAAATTTTATCTTCAGGGGTCACAAGAATCCATTCTCATCCATCTCTTGCATCTGTAGTATTTCTGCAATTAGATTCTGGTGAAATCATACAGTATTACTCTGATGGAACTTTTACACCACAAGAGGTTTCATTTCCTGAAGCATGTCCTAAATTTAGTGTTCTATTAGTAGATAATGATGTTTATTTCCTTGGATTGTCATATAAAGGCTACTTATACCTCATGGATGTCATGGTCATGAATAATGTTAGTTCATTCTTTGTTCATACTGGTTACTTGTTATTGACAACATTTAAACACTTGCTTTTATGTGTAGAGCTTACAAAAGTAGGAATAAATAGCATTGAATCATTTGATAAGAGTGAAAAAtcagatatatataaaagaaaaatagagAGGGGAGCAAAATTAGTTATTGCAGTACCTAGAGACACAAGGACTATTTTTCAAATGCCAAGGGGTAATTTGGAAACTATACAACCCAGACCTTTGTCACTCAAAATAATTGGAGAGTACCTTGATACATGCAAATATTATGAGGCCTTTGATTTAATGAGGAAGCAAAGaattaatcttaatttaatatatgatCATGATCCTAAACTTTTTGAGAAAAATATTGATGCGTTTCTtagtacaataaaaaacaattcttGGCTTAGTTTATTCTTATCTGATCTTGAGAATGTAGATGTAACAAAAACTATGTATTCAAGCAGCTACACCAGCAGAGATAATGTTTCAGACAAAGTACTTGAAAAGAAGGTACATTTTGTATGTAATCttgtaaaattacatttaaccAAATCAGCAGACAGTGCAAATAGAATTTTACCATTATTGACAGCATATGTGAAGAAAAATACTGTAAATGATTTAGAGGAAGCACTTATTCTTATCAAAGATCTAAAAAAACAAGAATCTGCTGGAACAAAGTTACCAGTTACAGCTGATGAGGCACTAAAGTACTTACTATACATGGTGAATGTAGACAATTTATTTGATGTTGCTTTGGGAATGTATGATTTCGACCTTGTTTtgttcgtagcaaacaaatcaCAAAAAGATCCAAAGGAATACATTTCTATGTTAAATGAACTGAATGAAATGGACGAAGACTACAAAAAATTCACAATTAATAAACATCTGAAAAGATTTGATAAAGCTGTACAATGCCTTGCAAGAAGTGGGTCAAGCAAATATGGTGAATTAAGAACATTTGTTAAATATCACAGTCTGTATAGGACAGCTTTAGCTCTATTTTCAGTTGAAgatgaaatatttaaacaaatatctgATGACTTTGGATTGTATCTGAAACTAAAGAAGCAATTTATAGAAGCGGGCATAATTTATGAAAGAGCAGGAAGTGTTGACAAAGCTATTGAATGTTACAAGGATGCCCTTGAATGGGAATTAGCAATGAAATTAGCACAATGTAAACCTAGAGAAGAATTTAAAAAGTTCTGTTG GGAACTTGCAATCAGTTTGAAGGAAGAAAAACGATTTAAAGAAGCTTTAGCAATTGTAGAAGAATTTTCAGAAGATAGTGAAAATGTTATCATTTTTGCTATTGAGTGTGGACAGTATAAAACAGCAATGAAGTTATGTACCAAATTCAAACATTTATACTTAATAG ataagaAATTATTACCATCACTGTTGGAAGAGTACTACTCCTTGAAGGACTTGCTAGACACAAACTGGAACAATTTCATTAAGTACAGGAATCGTCTTCAAATTGTAAgagaaattaaatgtaaaaagtcTATGGAAGAGTTGGACACACCTTATGCTAACAAGGATAGTGATTTATATTCTGATGCTGGAAGTACCATTGCTTCTTCTTCCGGATCAGg GAGGTCATACAGATCAAGTAAGAACAGAAGAAAACATGAACGTAAAGTAGCATCTCTTAAAGAAGGATCACAATACGAGGATACTGCACTTGTAATAGCCCTGCATAGTCTTGTTACATCAACATTTGAATTGCGCTTGCATGTAAAAGAAATCAATATAGCATTATCTTGTTTAAGCAAAGATGACAAAGCTTTAATTCTTCAG TCAAGTTTGGAAAGTTTGTTGAAAGAAATGAAAGAGAGCTTAAAAACTATCTGGAGCAATGCTTTTACTTTAGAAGCTACAAATGCAGCTATTGCGGCGGAAAATGTACCTGAAGGATGTAGTGTTATCCCTCAAGGTATTGCTACACTAG attcTCATCTAAGAATAGCTCCAGTTATACAAGAATTAAATTGGAAACTGAGTGGATTAAACAGTTTATAA
- the LOC123659283 gene encoding uncharacterized protein LOC123659283 — protein MERKNVEPVVEPTETDVFRIGVKPPPFWAEEPTVWFSQLEGNFTLSGIKDDDTKFYYVISTLEQRYAAEVKDISPPKTGKYELLKSELIKRLSASREKEVKQLLIHEELGDRRPSNFLRHLQRLAGPSIPDDFTKTIWISRLPIALQPIIAAQKTLDLQSFADLADSLHEIVPRTPQVASTSTSQSVLESMAKQIDELSMQVNALNTYSYTRRSGPRRHRSQTRDTSSTRSQSNHQKFPVCWYHYTFGKNANKCIKPCDFKSENCKGSR, from the coding sequence ATGGAAAGAAAAAATGTCGAACCTGTGGTCGAACCTACAGAAACTGACGTTTTTCGTATCGGCGTAAAACCACCTCCATTTTGGGCCGAAGAACCTACAGTTTGGTTCTCACAGCTGGAAGGAAATTTCACATTATCTGGTATCAAAGATGACGATACTAAATTTTACTATGTTATTTCTACTTTGGAACAAAGATATGCTGCTGAAGTTAAAGATATATCACCCCCAAAAACAGGCAAGtacgaattattaaaatccgaATTAATTAAACGACTATCTGCGTCTCGCGAGAAAGAAGTCAAGCAGCTACTCATTCATGAGGAACTGGGTGACCGTCGACCTAGCAATTTCTTACGTCATCTACAGCGCTTAGCAGGACCTTCAATTCCAGACGACTTTACAAAAACGATTTGGATTAGTCGCCTACCTATAGCACTTCAACCCATTATTGCGGCCCAGAAAACATTAGATCTACAATCTTTCGCTGATTTGGCTGACAGTTTGCATGAGATAGTACCACGTACACCACAAGTTGCGTCGACGTCTACGTCTCAATCCGTATTAGAATCCATGGCTAAACAGATCGATGAGCTGTCCATGCAAGTTAACGCACTTAATACATATAGTTATACAAGAAGATCAGGACCTAGACGTCATCGTAGTCAAACTCGCGATACAAGCAGTACCAGATCACAATCCAACCATCAGAAGTTTCCAGTTTGTTGGTATCATTACACTTTTGGAAAAAATGcgaataaatgtattaaaccATGCGACTTTAAGTCGGAAAACTGCAAGGGCAGTCGGTAA
- the LOC123659002 gene encoding G kinase-anchoring protein 1-like: MHFCRKMAALVVQSRFAGLKIEDDDHPAIDDHKSKKNKTNSVKKLEPPKKPKTINTKSQAVTKKRKHKLVEATTEQWEMWKQKDEEIVDGNYENQLQEAILLSKLDYEEKKDVYKQFKKEADQVKKLEDPSRTGNKKQKKKNVMSLEQFNEMLSNNDEPNVINVTSKSPTEEQKPHDKDTKFFDRVQDEAKNEILKEKIIARVRHQTVPDEVITRIQFAEALERKDKEISALMQEVKSLKEELLTVKSRNKKLCNILGQGEMKDKAEVLVEVERLRAVQAELTAELASLHTDLEKERSKHADPRAKDKKKRGATADKDK; this comes from the exons ATGCA TTTTTGTCGGAAAATGGCTGCCCTTGTTGTACAATCTCGTTTTGCCGGTCTCAAAATAGAAGATGACGATCATCCAGCTATCGATGATCATAAatcgaagaaaaataaaacaaattcagTTAAGAAATTAGAGCCTCCAAAGAAACCAAAAACCATTAATACAAAATCACAGGCAGTTACGAAGAAGCGTAAGCACAAGCTGGTTGAAGCTACAACTGAGCAATGGGAAATGTGGAAGCAAAAGGACGAAGAAATTGTTGATGGAAACTATGAAAATCAACTTCAAGAG GCAATTCTTCTTTCTAAACTTGATTATGAAGAGAAGAAGGATGTGTATaagcaatttaaaaaagaagCAGATCAGGTAAAGAAATTGGAAGATCCTTCACGAACAGGaaacaagaaacaaaaaaagaaaaatgtcatGAGCCTGGAGCAGTTTAATGAGATGTTGTCAAATAATGACGAACCAAACG TCATAAATGTAACATCAAAAAGTCCAACTGAAGAACAGAAACCACATGATAAAGATACGAAATTTTTTGATAGAGTACAAGATGAAGCAAAGAATGAgatattgaaagaaaaaatcATAGCAAGGGTACGACACCAAACAGTCCCTGATGAAGTCATCACACGGATACAGTTTGCAGAAGCTCTAGAGCGGAAAGATAAAGAAATATCAGCCTTAATGCAAGAAGTTAAGAGTTTGAAAGAGGAACTATTAACAGTAAAGTCTcggaataaaaagttatgtaataTACTTGGTCAGGGTGAAA tgaAAGACAAGGCTGAGGTATTGGTTGAGGTAGAGAGACTTAGAGCTGTCCAGGCAGAATTAACGGCAGAGCTTGCTTCTTTACATACTGACCTAGAAAAAGAACGGTCTAAGCATGCAGATCCGAGAGCTAAAGACAAG AAGAAAAGAGGGGCTACTGCAGATAAGGACAAATAG
- the LOC123658817 gene encoding 28S ribosomal protein S30, mitochondrial produces the protein MHFLRISGILPKLRNVICRRYVQALQSEESEYTDTPQYPPILDMSLQARKMRERETIHNKIQKLDTIEEKQIALNMPRYYGWKCVIFNEDKVPYNALPLVQHYTRTCFKDIEKLPDIYSQTSSIADAVVTEIKSHIEESIAIENDGVEYNFAITTDKFEKQQIDDNKTKNIVKQINRIISNHLTDKVSHILTSQVDYDPRHEAFWFIGGVDVPNNVVNWRRKYKWLKERAHEPLDRPVQYIGSPLLTLRNHLPLKPIVPYSEAENPEFKVPVYPYVPETVGYYSNYRHGTNIPGYWPGDFDEYGLLSYHGRGHILHRSESYGPEDNLEALHCQGIKSSFGWLLAQANYQGFTTFNDLTYPLVTQTIITNGHLLSFYVYQLNTIVMHNDVIDSNPKHNICFGTKPLALYDCIEDGKVKGLNEDVLKMLVQFYLNTPEERDHDMKPFLGKEEQVVADIEDDNRRCWLEERYKHLVANVPKHNLLPELYLWEKIYKIKFNTRFFEAKRKPFEYDINPFKRRLDEHLPPYIPKVLRPYPRSKKKFETTYYPKV, from the exons atgcatttcCTGCGTATTTCTGGTATCTTACCTAAATTGCGAAATGTTATATGTAGAAGATATGTTCAAGCTTTACAGTCGGAAGAAAGCGAATATACTGATACACCACAGTATCCTCCAATATTGGATATGAGTTTGCAAGCTAGAAAAATGAGAGAAAGGGAAactattcataataaaatacaaaaattagacACAATCGAAGAAAAACAAATTGCTTTAAATATGCCCCGGTACTATGGTTGGAAATGTGTTATATTCAATGAAGATAAAGTACCATATAATGCGTTGCCATTAGTACAACATTATACGAGAACTTGTTTCAAAGATATAGAAAAGCTTCCGGATATATATTCACAGACTTCATCGATCGCAGATGCGGTTGTGACAGAGATCAAATCACATATTGAAGAAAGTATAGCCATAGAAAATGATGGTGTTGA GTATAACTTTGCAATAACTACtgataaatttgaaaaacaGCAAATTGATGATAATAAGACAAAAAACATAGTGAAACAGATAAATAGGATTATATCAAATCATCTAACTGATAAAGTTTCTCACATTCTTACATCacag GTGGACTACGATCCACGACATGAAGCATTCTGGTTCATTGGTGGGGTAGATGTGCCAAATAATGTAGTTAACTGGAGGAGAAAGTATAAATGGCTAAAAGAGAGGGCGCATGAACCTCTGGACAGACCTGTGCAATATATAG gttCACCATTATTAACACTAAGGAATCACTTGCCTCTAAAACCCATTGTACCATACAGTGAAGCAGAAAATCCAGAATTCAAGGTTCCTGTATATCCATATGTACCAGAAACTGTAggatattattcaaattatcgCCATGGAACAAATATCCCAG GCTATTGGCCAGGGGACTTTGATGAATATGGTTTATTGTCATATCATGGCCGTGGACACATACTACATAGAAGTGAATCCTACGGTCCAGAAGATAACTTAGAAGCATTACATTGTCAAGGAATTAAATCTAGTTTTGGTTGGCTTCTAGCTCAGGCTAATTATCAAGGATTTACAACTTTCAATGACCTAACTTATCCATTAGTGACACAAACAATTATAACAAATGGTCATCTTTTATCTTTCTATGTCTATCAGTTAAATACAATTGTTATGCATAATGATGTAATTGACAGCAACCCTAAACATAACATATGCTTTGGTACAAAACCATTAGCATTATATGATTGTATTGAAGATGGTAAAGTGAAAGGCTTGAATGAAGATGTATTGAAAATGCTAGTCCAGTTTTACTTAAATACTCCAGAAGAAAGAGATCATGACATGAAACCTTTCCTTGGCAAGGAGGAACAAGTAGTTGCAGATATTGAAGATGATAACAGGCGCTGTTGGTTAGAAGAAAGGTATAAACATTTAGTTGCAAATGTACCAAAACATAATTTACTACCTGAACTTTATCTCTGGGAAAAAATATACAAGATCAAATTTAACACTAGATTCTTTGAAGCTAAGAGGAAACCATTTGAATATGATATTAACCCATTCAAGAGAAGGCTTGATGAACATTTACCTCCTTATATTCCTAAAGTTTTAAGGCCCTATCCAAGATCCAAAAAGAAGTTTGAAACTACATATTAtccaaaagtttaa
- the LOC123659321 gene encoding beta-ureidopropionase-like: MSDTVEMESFDSLVNLSLNGSKLDEFNRIYYGRKEHKYLKIKETNINFAKKSNFEIAAYDFPAPKEEIRSPRIVKIGIIQHSIAVPTDRPITEQRQGIFDKIRNIIATAADEGVNIICLQEAWSMPFAFCTREKQPWCEFAESATEGPSNVFLKELAANYNMVIVSPILERDESHGDTIWNTAVVIDEFGKIIGKHRKNHIPRVGDFNESTYYIEGNTGHPVFETKFGKIAINICYGRHHPLNWLMFGINGAEIVFNPSATVSGLSEHLWAVEARNAAISNSYFTCAINRVGTETFTNEFTSGDGKHAHKDFGHFYGSSYVTAPDGCRTPGLSRINDGLMITQIDLNQCRQIKDKWGFTMTQRLDLYAESLTKAVQPDFERQIIKKN, encoded by the coding sequence ATGTCAGATACAGTAGAAATGGAAAGCTTTGATAGTTTGGTTAATCTTTCTTTAAATGGATCTAAATTGGATGAATTTAACAGAATTTACTATGGAAGAAAAGAACACAAATATctcaaaattaaagaaacaaacattaaCTTTGCTAAGAAATCTAATTTTGAAATTGCAGCTTACGATTTTCCCGCTCCTAAAGAAGAAATTAGAAGTCCCCGCATTGTAAAAatcggtataatacaacattcaATTGCTGTTCCAACAGATAGACCAATCACAGAACAAAGACAGGGTATATTTGACAAAATACGAAACATAATTGCCACCGCTGCTGATGAAGGcgttaatataatatgtttacaAGAAGCTTGGAGTATGCCATTTGCTTTTTGCACTAGAGAAAAACAGCCGTGGTGTGAATTTGCTGAATCTGCAACAGAGGGCCCAAGTAATGTATTTCTTAAAGAACTTGCTGCAAATTACAATATGGTTATAGTCTCGCCTATTTTAGAAAGAGATGAATCTCATGGAGATACAATATGGAATACAGCTGTTGTCATTGATGAATTTGGCAAAATCATAGGTAAACATAGGAAAAATCACATTCCACGAGTAGGTGATTTTAATGAATCCACTTATTACATTGAGGGTAACACAGGTCATCCAGTATTTGAAACCAAATTTGGCAAAATTGCTATAAATATTTGCTATGGAAGACACCATCCATTAAATTGGTTAATGTTTGGTATTAATGGAGCTGAAATAGTATTTAATCCGTCGGCTACTGTTTCCGGATTAAGTGAACACTTATGGGCCGTGGAAGCTCGTAATGCTGCAATTTCAAATAGCTATTTCACATGTGCAATTAATCGAGTAGGAACAGAAACATTCACAAATGAATTCACTTCAGGAGATGGAAAGCATGCTCATAAAGATTTTGGTCACTTTTATGGGTCCAGTTATGTCACTGCTCCTGATGGTTGCAGAACTCCAGGATTATCAAGAATCAATGATGGTTTAATGATAACACAAATTGATTTGAACCAGTGTCGCCAAATTAAAGATAAATGGGGCTTTACAATGACACAGAGGTTGGATTTATATGCAGAAagtcttacaaaagctgtccaGCCAGATTTTGAACGTCAAATAATCAAAaagaattaa
- the LOC123659056 gene encoding leucine-rich repeat protein 1: MKLQCQVEVINRVHCSLNIRSSSKYLKSTVALGKEPNNDKEYFIIHFSSVNKTGTKYKLKSIKQVFVKCLNEGKATIRFAEPPHDLCIKSEVIQLRSFMRLLKSCITGDIKDLKLSNLSTIGVTAKDIVPTKLTIHERSEFPSRGLPRTLECLYIVGLKLCNFRRDILLLNNLAILDLSNNEIEKIPAEFGRLPNISELYLANNSLGIKEIVDWRWLFGPQITKKLKLLDLSGNKIKELPKSIWKLINLITLKIDNNNLKRLPASLGRINTLRYLTVSQNHLQSLPCGLMQCRLDYIDLSTNMFISGNSSLKAVNYSQWDFYINSLVHIAAKVVLNNKFFYAPNLIPWTLVEFLDNANMCVCGKPVLNDTYFVIKEFELKDLYRVVVFNNSHNCAVGFECYFCSPKCFAK, from the exons ATGAAATTACAGTGTCAAGTTGAAGTTATTAACAGAGTACATTGTAGTTTGAATATAAGATCTAGTAGCAAGTATTTAAAGTCTACTGTGGCTTTGGGGAAAGAGCCTAATAACgacaaagaatattttataatacatttctCTTCGGTCAATAAAACTGgtacgaaatataaattaaaatctattaaacAAGTGTTCGTAAAATGTTTAAACGAAGGCAAAGCTACCATAAGATTTGCGGAACCTCCTCATGACCTATGCATAAAAAGTGAAGTTATTCAACTTAGAAGTTTTATGAGATTACTTAAGTCGTGTATTACTGGAGATATAAAAGATTTGAAACTTTCAAACTTATCTACTATTGGTGTTACTGCAAAAGACATAGTTCCTACGAAGTTAACTATCCATGAGAGATCAGAGTTCCCTTCTAGAGGTCTGCCCAGAACATTGGAATGTTTGTACATAGTAGGACTTAAATTATGCAATTTTCGAAGAGATATTCTGTTGTTAAATAATTTGGCTATCTTAGACTTAAGTAACAATGAAATTGAGAAAATACCTGCTGAATTTG GACGACTGCCAAACATCAGTGAATTATATTTAGCAAATAATAGTCTTGGAATAAAGGAAATTGTGGATTGGAGATGGCTCTTTGGACCACAG ATAACAAAGAAGTTAAAGCTTTTAGATCTCagtggaaataaaataaaagaattaccGAAGAGTATATGGAAgttgataaatttaataacgctcaagatagataataataatcttaaaagGCTACCAGCCAGTTTAGGACGAATCAACACCTTAag gTATCTCACAGTATCCCAAAATCATTTGCAGTCTTTGCCTTGTGGTCTAATGCAATGCCGACTAGACTACATTGATTTGTCAACAAACATGTTCATTTCCGGAAATAGTAGTCTTAAAGCAGTAAACTACTCCCAATGggatttttatatcaatagcTTAGTACACATTGCTGCGAaggttgttttaaataataagtttttttatgcACCTAATTTAATACCTTGGACGTTAGTTGAATTTTTAGATAATGctaatatgtgtgtgtgtggtaaGCCAGTTTTAAATGacacttattttgttattaaagaaTTTGAGCTCAAGGACTTATACAGAGTTGTAGTATTCAATAATAGCCACAACTGCGCTGTTGGTTTTGAGTGTTACTTTTGCTCTCCTAAATGTTTtgcaaaataa